The sequence below is a genomic window from Massilia oculi.
GCCGTCAAGCTGGAGCCGCTGCGCCGGCGCCTGCAGACCACGCCGCGCCGCGTGCTGCTGGGGGCGGGCGCGGCGCTGTTGTGCGGGCTGGCGATGACCGCCGCCACGCTCTACATCGCGCGCCATTCCTACGGCGACTTGCTGGGCGGGATGGACCCGAACCACCCGGATCCATGGAAGATCATCCGCGCCTATATGGTGATCGAGCTCTTCATCCTGCCGGCGCTGGCCTGCGGCATCCTGTTCCAGTTGCTGCCCTGGTCGCGCAGGCTGATGCAGCGCGCCGTCGAGCGGGCCTGAGAAGTCATACGGCTGTCATCTTGCGTCCATATGCTGTCGATTTTTCATCCTTGGAAAATCGACACCCATGTTCCTGCGCCGCCCCGTCAAACCTTTCCGTTACCTCCCGATGTTGAGCGCGATCGCGCTGGCCTGCGTGCTCGCGGCCTGCGGTGGCGACGACGACGATCCGACCCCGACCACGCTCGCGCTGCAGAAGATCGGCGGCTATAACGGCGGGGCGGCTGGCGCGGCCGAGATCACGGCCTATGATGCCGGCAGCCGTCGCCTGTTCGTCGTCAACGGCGCCAACGGCACGGTCGACGTGCTCGACCTGGCGGCGCCAGCCACGCCGAAACTGATCGGCACCATCAATGTGTCGAGCCTGGGCAAGGCGGTCAACAGCGTCGCCGTGCACGACGGCCTGGTGGCGCTGGCGATCGAATCCAATCCCAAGACCCAGCCGGGCACCGTCGCCTTCTACAACGCGGCCGACCTGAAATTGATCAATAGCGTCAAGGTCGGCGCGTTGCCCGACATGCTGACCTTCACGCCGGACGGCAGCAAGGTGCTGGTCGCGAACGAGGGTGAGCCGAGCGGCTATGGCGTGGCCGGCACGACCGATCCGGAAGGCTCTGTCAGCATCATCACCGTCAACCGCGGCGGCACGCCCTCGGTGGCCACCGCCGACTTCCGCGCCTTCAACGGCCAGGAAGCGGCGCTGCGCGCGCAGGGCATCCGCGTCTATGGACCGAACGCCAGCGCAGCCCAGGATTCGAGCCGGAGTACATCACCGTCACCGACGACGGCCGCACCGCGTACGTGACGCTGCAGGAAAACAACGCGATCGCCATCGTCGACGTCGCGACGGCCAAGGTCACCGCGGTCAAGCCGCTCGGTTTCAAGGACCACAGCGTCGCCGGCTTCGGGCTGGATGCGTCGGACGAGGACGGCGGCACCAATACCAACAGCGGTTCGCCGGCCATCAAGATCGGCTCGCAGCCGGTGAAAGGCATGTACCTGCCGGACGCCATCGCCAGCTACTCGGTGGACGGCAAGCATTACCTGATCACCGCCAACGAAGGAGATGCGCGCGCCGACTGGCCGGGCTTCAGCGAAGAGAGCCGCGTGCGTGCGCACTGCACGGCGGGCCTGGACCCCGCCGTCTTCCCGAACGCGGCCAACCAGATCTTCGATTCGAACCTGGGCCGCCTGCGCATCACGACCACGCCGAATGGCGGCAAGGACGGCAAGAACGCCGCCGGCCAGTGCAATGAACTGTATACCTTCGGCGGCCGCTCGTTCTCGATCTGGGACACCGACATCAAGCGCGTCTACGATTCGGGCGACGAATTCGAGCAGCGCACCAAGGCGCTGCCGAACGTCAGATTCAACGCCAGCAACGACAACAACGACCTGGAAGACCGCAGCGCGTCGAAAGGCCCGGAACCGGAAGGCGCGGTGGTCGGCAAGTTCGGCAACAAGCACTACGCCTTCATCGGCCTGGAGCGCGTCGGTGGTGTGATGGTGTACGACGTGAGCAAGCCAGCCCAGGCGTCCTTCGTCACCTACCTGAACACCCGCGACGGCGACAAGGGTGACCTGGGTCCGGAAGGCCTGACCCTGATCCCGGCTTACAAGTCGCCGAATGGCAAGCCGCTGCTGATCGTCGGTAATGAAGTGAGCGGCACCACCGCCATCATGCAGATCAACCTGACTTACTGATCCGCGCGCTGTCGCAGCAGCTGCATGCCGATCGCGGCGGCGACCACCGCCGCACCGGCCACCAGGACCTTGTTGGCCGGCTGGCGCGGCTGGGGGCGAGGCTGATTGAGCCGGCTCGGATCGGCGTGCACGCCGCTGGCGCCATGCGGCGCTTCGTACAGCGCACCGCGCGTATCGTGCGTGCGCTGCGCGCGTTCTGCCCACGCATCCATGAAGCGGTTCATCCCGGCCGCGACGAGATTCGGCGCCAGCCGGGTGGCCTTCATGGCGGCGGCGGGCGCCCCGATCACGGTCGTGTCGCGCGGACGGCGCGCCAGCTTGACGACGGCGTCGGCCACGGCTTCCGGCGCCAGCGCGCCCGGCGGATACGAGAGATGGGCGCCGGTATAGTTGGCCGCATGGCTGAAGCCGGGCGAACCCACGAAAGTAGGGTACACGTCGCAGACGTGGATGTGGCGCCGCTTGCCCACCTCAGCGCGCAGTGCTTCGGAAAAGCCGCGCAGGCCAAACTTGCTGGCAGCGTAGGCCGCGGCGTAGGGCGTGGCGACGTAGCCGCCGGACGAGATCATATTGACCCAGGTGCCGTGGTCCTGCTCCAGGAAGATCGGCAGCACCGCGTGCGCATCGTTCATGTGGGTGAGCAGGTTCGTCTCGATCACCTGGCGGTGGTCGGCCATGGGCACGTCCTGGTACTTGCCTACCACGCCGGCGCCGACGTTGCTGAACCATAGGTCGATTCTCCCCAGGATGGACCGCGCTTCGCGCGCGAAGGCTGACACCGCCTTGGCGTCGGTCGCATCGACCACTACCGTTTCGGCCCGGCCGCCGGCCTGGAAGCAGCGGCGGGCGACGTCGTCGAGGCCTTCCTTGCCGCGTGCGCCGAGCACCAGGTCGGCGCCCTCGCGGGCAAAGGCGATGGCGGTCGCGGCGCCAATGCCGCTCGAAGCGCCCATGATGACCACGCGGAGATTCGATTGCTTCATCGTTGACCTTTCGTTCACAGTGAAAAGGTCGATTATTCCGCGATTCTGGATGCCGCCGCGTTCGAATGCTCCGCAGCAAGCTCCGGGCGGGTCTAGCGCTTGATCCTGGTCAGCTGGACCAGGCGGGTGCCGGCCAGGCGGTCGTGCGCGAACTGGCGGTCCTTGTCGAGGAAGGCGGTGAGCGCCCAGAGGACGATGCCGACCGCCAGCGCGATGGCGATCTCGCCCTTGGCATGCAGGCCGGCCGCGGCGCACACGATCAGCGCCGGCGCGAACCAGCACCAGGCCAGCAGGTAGCGCACGATGGCAGTGCGCCATGGCAGGCGCGCGTGCCCGGCCTGGACCACCTTGATGCGCCAGGTCTTCATGGCCAGCGTGTGGCCGCTGTCGCGCCAGCACCAGGTGAAGTACAGGCCCGTCACCACGAACAGCCAGAGCTTGAGACCATGCTGGAACAGCGGCTCCTGGCGGTTGCCGGTGAGGAGGAGGTAGACCAGCACCGCCAGCATCTCGACGGCGAACAGCAGGAAGAATTCATAGACCATCACCGTGACACGGCGCTTGATGGTCGGCGTCGGAAGTGACGGTGCGTGCGTCGGACTGGCGGCGTCCGGACTGGCCAACGGCTCAGTTGCCTGCATTGGCGGCCTGCGCGGGTGCCTGCTGGCCGCCAGCCGTGGCGACTGCGCCGCCATCGGCGGGGGAGCTGGCTGCCGGACCCGGCGTCACCGGGCCAATGGGAGCGGGAACGCTCTGCACTGCCGGCGGTACGCTCGCGGTGTCGGTCGGCACCACGGTATCCGTGCCGATCAGGATGCATTCGGCGCCGCGGCGGGTGGTATTCGGTGGGCAGGGCGTCGGCGTGACCAGCATCGGCGCTTCAGGCAACGCCACCGGGATGCTCTTGCTGCGCGCCGCCGCCGGGCTGTTGGCCAGCTTGCGTTTCTGGTCGGGCGACAGCTGCTTGTAGCTCTCCCAGTTGGCCGCCTTGTCGCCCCCCTGGGCCAGGCGGCTGGTGCGGCTGTAGTTCTCGCGCGCGAGTTCGCGCTGCGCGGGGGTGAGCTTCATCCACTGGCGCATGCGCTCGTGCACGCGCTGCTGCTCGGACGCGGGCATCGAGGCGAAGCGGGCCGACATCTCGATCCACTTGCGCTTGCGCGGTCCTTCCATCCGGTTCCACTCGGGTTCCAGCGGCGCCAGCGCCACTTGCTGGGCGCTGCTCAGATCGTTCCACAGGGGCTTGTCGAAGCTTTTGGGCGACGCGCGTTCGCCATCGACGGCATCGGTCACCAACGGCAGGATGGACGGGGTGTCGAAACGGTCGACGATGACCCAGGCGATGATGCCCGCCACCAGGACCCCGGCCACCGTTTTCAGGACGGGGAACCGTGATTTCGAGGCACCGGGCTTCGATGCGCGAGACCGTGAAGCGTCGTTCTTCGTCATTGCCGGCGCTGCTGCGACTCCAGGTAGGCGGAAAAGCCCGGGTCGAGGTACGCGTTGAGCGGCAGTTCATCGGACAGCACGGCCGCGTCGATGTCGGCCAGCTCGGCGATCTGCTGTTGCTGTTCGTGCTGGTAGACACCGCCCATGCCGATCACCAGGGCCAGGATCGGCACCGCGACGGCCAGGCGCGACATGGCCGGGCCGCTCACGATGTTGCCGAAACCGGCCAGCATCTCGCGCCAGCCGGAAGGGGCCGGTTTGAAATACTCGACCGGCGCGTCCGCCTTCTTGCGCGCGAGCGCGGCGGCGCGCGCGGCGGCCAACCGGTCCGTGGTCGATGCCGGCAGGGTGTCGAGCTGTTCGTTCAGTGCATGGCGGATTTTGTACGCCAGGTTGATGTCGTCGGTATTCATAGTGTGATTCCCTTGGCCTTGAGCGCTGCGGCGAGGGCGTGGGTGGCACGGGAGCAATGTGTCTTGACGCTGCCTTCGGAGCATCCCATTGCTTCGGCCGTTTCGGCCACGTCCATATCCTGCCAGTAACGCATGAGGAAGGCTTCCCGTTGACGCGTTGGGAGCTTTTGTACTTCTTCTTCGATCAAACGCAAGGTTTGTTCGCGCTCAATCTGATCCGCACTCGACTCTGCGGCGGCCGAACCTTCTTCGGCCTCGTATGAGGCGAGTATATCAAAGTCGTCATCGTCATCTCCCTCGCGGCGGCTGAAGCCCGAAAACAGGCTCACCCAGGTGTTGCGCACCTTCTCGCGCCGGAAGTAATCGAGGATGGTCGTCTGCAGGATGCGCTGGAACAGCATCGGCAGCTCGGCGGCCGGCTTGTCGCCATATTTTTCGGCCAGCTTGATCATGGCGTCCTGGACGATGTCCAGCGCCGACTCATCCTTGCGCACCGCATACACCGCCTGCTTGAACGCACGCCGTTCGACATTCTCGAGGAAGTCGTTGAGTTCTTTATCTGTGGCCATGCGGGGTCAAGGAAGCGCTCGTCTTACTCGTGCTTTAAGGAAAACCTTCGCATCCTAGCAAAAAACGTCCTCGCCTGCACCGACATCTCACACTACAGGGAGGTGGCAATGCTATTTGAATAACGTTCAGAAACTGCATGAAGATACGCGAAATCATTCGTTGTTCGCCTGGTGGAGCGTGGTTAGGCTGTCAACACGACCATACAGCCTCCGCCATCATGCCGCTCGATCTTCCCCGCCAAGCATTCGCTGTTCACCCCATCATCGGTGCCCCGTTGGGCGCAGAAGTCGTCGGCCTCGATCTGTCGCGCCCGCTCGGTGCGGAAGACTTCGGGCGCCTGCACCGCGCCCACCTCGACCATCACGTGCTGGTGTTCCGCGACCAGCACATCACGCCCGCCGAGCAGGTGGCCTTCAGCCGCCGTTTCGGCCAGTTGCAGATCCACGTACTGCGCAATTTCCAGCTGACGGGCCACCCCGAGGTGCTGATCGTCTCGAACATCCGCGAGAACGGCGAGCCGATCGGCCTGGGCGATGCCGGGCATTTCTGGCATTCCGACCTGTCGTACAAGGAAACGCCGAGCCTGGGCTCGATGTTGCATGCGCAAGAGTTGCCGGCGGAGGGCGGCGACACCCTGTTCGCGAACCAGCACACGGCCTGGCAAGCCCTGCCTGACGAGCTGAAGCGCGAGGTCGAAGGCTTGCAGGCCGAGCACTGGTATCTGGCGAAGTATGAAGAGCTGCGCCAGAAAAACCCGTTCCGCCCGAAGCTCACCCAGTCCCAGATCGATGAAGTCAGGCCGGTCAGTCACCCGGTGGTGCGCACCCATCCCGAGACCGGCCGCAAGGCCCTGTTCGTCAGCGAGCACTTCACGACCCGCATCCTCGGCGTATCGGAGGGGCGCAGCCGCGAACTGCTCGACACGCTGTTCGACCACAGCACGCGCGCGCCTCACGTGTACCGGCATCAGTGGCGGCCGCACGATATGGTGTTCTGGGACAACCGCTCGCTGATGCACCTGGCGGCCGGCTGTCCGGATCACCTGCGCCGCAAGCTGTACCGCACCACCATCGAAGCCGACGTTCCGTTCTGACTCAATCCAGGAAACCCATGAAACTCCACCATAAATTCCTTGCCGTCGGTGCGGCGTTGGCCCTGGCCTTGCCATCGTCGGCCCAGGCCGAAGGCCAGATCCGCATCGCCGAGCAGTTCGGCGTGGTCTACCTGCTGCTGAACGTGGCGCAAGACCAGAAGCTCATCGAAAAGCACGGCAAGAGGCAGGGCGTCGACGTCGACGTGGGCTGGGTCAAGTTGTCCGGCGGCGCCGTGATCAACGATGCGCTGCTGTCGGGCTCGATCGATATCGCCGGCGCCGGCGTCGGCCCTCTGATGACGATCTGGGACCGCACCAGGGGCCGCCAGAACGTGCGCGGCGTGGCCTCGCTGGGCAGCTTCCCCTATTACCTGGTCAGTACTAACCCGGCGGTCAAGACCATTGCCGATTTCGGCCCGAAAGATCGCATCGCCTTGCCGGCGGTGACGGTGTCGGTGCAGGCCCGCATCCTGCAGATGGCCGCCGCCAAACAGTGGGGCAATGCCCAGTTCAAGAAACTCGACCCGATCACCCAGACCGTGCCGCACCCGGACGCGGCCGCGGCCCTGATCGCCGGCAAGACTGAACTGAACGCCCACTTCGGCGGGCCGCCATTCCAGGAGCAGGAGCTTGCCGGTAATCCGAACGCGAAGATCGTGCTCGATTCCTACCAGGTGCTGGGCGGGCCGGCGTCAAGCACGGTGCTGTATGCCACCGAAAAATTTGTGAAAGAAAATCCCAAAACCTACCGCGCCTTCCTCGATGCGCTTGCCGAGGCGGCCCAGTACATCGCGACCAATCCGGAAGGGGCTGCAGATGCCTACCTGCGGGTCAACAAGGGCAATATCGACCGCGCGCTGCTGCTGAAGGTGATCAAGGATCCGAAGACGCAGTTCCGCGTCGCGCCGCAGAATACGCTTGGCCTGGCGCAATTCCTGCACCAGGTCGGCGCCATCAGGAACAAGCCGGCCACGTGGAAGGATTACTTCTTCGAGCATCCGGTCATTGCCAACGGGAGCTGACATGATTACCCCTGTCATACCGCTGAACCTGGTCCAGAAAGTTGCAACGCCGGAGCCGCTGCTGCGCGCCGAGCACGTCACGCTCGAGTACGCCAGCGAGCGCGGCATCGTGCGGGCCACCGATGATGTCAGCTTCGACGTCCACCGCGGCGACCGCTTCGTACTGCTGGGACCTTCCGGCTGCGGCAAGTCGACCCTGTTGAAAGCGATCGGCGGCTTCATCGCGCCGCGCGCCGGCAGCCTGAGCCTGTCCGGCAAGCCGATCACGGGGCCGGGACCGGACCGCATCGTCGTGTTCCAGGAATTCGACCAGCTGCCGCCGTGGAAGACGGTGCGGCAGAACGTGATGTTCCCGATGCTGGCGGGCGGCGTATCGCGCTTTGATGCCGACCGGCGTGCCCGGCATTGGCTGGGCAAGGTCGCGCTGGCCCGCTTTGCCGATGCCTATCCGCATACCTTGTCGGGCGGCATGAAGGCGCGGGTGGCCATTGCCCGCGCGCTGGCCATGCAGCCGGCGGTGCTGCTGATGGACGAGCCGTTCGCCGCGCTCGATGCGCTGACCCGGCGCAGCATGCAGGAAGAATTGCAGGCGCTGTGGATTGATGCCGGTTTTACCATGCTGTTCGTAACCCACTCAATCGAGGAAGCGCTGGTAGTGGGCAACCGCATCCTGCTGCTGTCCCCCCATCCGGGCCGGGTGCGGGCCGAGCTCAATAGCCACCAGTTCAGCCTGCAAAGCGCCGGCAGCCAGGAATTCCAGGCTGCGACCCAGCGCATTCATGGTTTGCTGTTCGATGGCGATGCCGCACCGGCTGTGCGCCAGGATGAAGACCGCATGGCGGAGGCGCACTGATGACGACCCTGCGCGAACCGCCGATCCGTCCCGAGTACGTGCTGCCGTCCCGGCCCGCCGCGGCTGTCCCTGCCGCGGCGTCCATCTCGCTCGACCGCTTCGGCTGGCTGAGAAAACCCGCGATCCTGCTGGCGCTTGCCGTCGTGTGGGAAGTGTTGGCGCGCTGGTTCGACAACGACCTGCTGCTGCCGGGGGCGCTGCAGACCGGCCGCGCCTTCGTGGACGGCATGCTGTCGGGCGAGCTGGTCGGCTATGTATCGGTGTCGCTGGCGATCCTGAGCCAGGGCTTTTTGCTGGGCGTGGCGGGTTCTTTCCTGCTGACCTGGCTGGCGGTGTCGAACCGCTTCGGACGCGCGCTGATTGATACCCTGACCTCGATGTTCAACCCGCTGCCGGCGATCGCACTGCTGCCGCTGGCGCTGCTCTGGTTCGGGCTGGGCAAGGGCAGCCTGTTGATGGTGCTGGTGCACTCGGTGGTGTGGCCGCTGACCCTGAATGCCAGCGCGGGATTCCGCGCCGTGCCGGAGACCTTGCGCATGGCAGGTCGAAACTATGGCCTCGGCGGATTGCGCATGGTCTTGCAGATCCTGATTCCGGCGGCGCTGCCTTCGATCCTGTCGGGCCTGAAGATCGGCTGGGCGTTCGCGTGGCGTACCCTGATCGCGGCCGAGCTGGTGTTTGGCAGCACCTCGGGGCAGGGCGGGCTGGGGTGGTATATCTTCCAGAGCCGCAATGAGCTGTTCACCGATAAAGTGTTTGCGGGGTTGGCGACCGTGATCATCATCGGGCTGGCGATCGAGCACTTCGTGTTCCAGGCATTGGAGCGCGTTACAGTGCGAAGGTGGGGCATGCAGCGGTGAACGCGTGGGCAGGTAACCCGCCAACCCCACGCAAAATTTGCGCACTTTTGGCTTTATCGGCCAAATTTGTCGCACCACTTTTGGGAATGAAGCGATTTTTATCTTTCCTTCTTGACCAAAATGGTGCGGCGCGGTAAGGTGTCCCTCACGCTTTGCATCCCCAAGGCTTTTACGTCATCCGGATTTGGCACACAAGGCCCAGTCCGGTTGTGACACGCTTTCATTTGTAGGCAGTTTGCTCCGACCCGCGCCACAAGCGCGAGAGATGCGTAAGACCGCTACAAACACTCACGCTCAACGAGTTGCGCCCAGCGCCGGTGCGTAAGGACCCTACGGTGTCCGAAACATCGACGTGCACGCAGAAAGTAGTCAAGCCTGAGGGTTGTCGCGCAAAGACGCATATCGTTAGGAACGGGCATCCGATCAATCTCCCATTGGGTTTTGAAAGGAATGTACATGAGTAACGATTCAGCAGTCCCGATCACGGGCGCTGAGATAGTGGTCCGTTGTCTGGCAGAAGAGGGCGTCAAGCACGTCTTCGGTTACCCGGGCGGCGCGGTCCTCTATATCTACGACGCCATCTTCAACCAGGATAAATTCCAGCACGTCCTCGTTCGCCACGAACAGGCCGCGGTGCACGCCGCCGACGCCTATTCGCGCAGCTCGAACACCGTGGGCGTCGCCCTGGTTACTTCCGGCCCCGGCGTCACCAATGCCGTCACCGGCCTGTCCACCGCGTACATGGATTCGATCCCGATGGTCGTGATCTCGGGCCAGGTGCCGAGCCACGCGATCGGCCAGGATGCCTTTCAGGAATGCGATACCGTCGGCATCACCCGTCCGGTGGTCAAGCACAACTTCCTGGTCAAGGACGTGCGCGAGCTGGCCTCGACCATCAAGAAAGCCTTCTTCATCGCCCGCACCGGCCGTCCCGGCCCCGTGCTGGTCGATATTCCGAAGGACATCACGGTCAATAAATGCCTGTTCGAGTACCCGCGCGAGATCGAAATGCGCTCGTACCGTCCGGTCGACAAGGGCCATGCCGGCCAGATCCGCAAGGCGGTCCAGCTGCTGCAGAACGCCGAGCGCCCGATGATCTATGCGGGCGGCGGCGTGATCCTGGCCAATGCCTCGGATGAGCTCAACCGCCTGGTCGAGAAAACCGGTTTCCCGATCACGAATACGCTGATGGGCCTGGGCGGATCGCGCTCTTCCGATCCGCACTTCGTCGGCATGCCGGGCATGCACGGCACCTATGAAGCGAACATGGCGATGCAGCACTGCGACGTCCTGATCGCCATCGGGGCCCGCTTCGACGACCGCGTGATCGGCAATCCCAAGCACTTCGCCTCGAATCCGCGCAAGATCATTCACATCGACATCGACCCCTCGTCGATCTCGAAGCGGGTGCGGGTCGACATCCCGATCGTCGGCAACGTCAAGGACGTGCTGGTCGAACTGCTGTCGCAGCTCGACGCCGGCAGCGTACAGACCAATACCCATGCGCTGCAGGGCTGGTGGAAGCAGATCGCCGAATGGCGCGGCCGCGACTGCCTCAAGTATCCGACGTCCGACGTCGTGATCAAGCCGCAGGCCGTCATCGAGCAGCTGCACCGCGTGACCGATGGCGACGCCTTCATCACCTCGGACGTGGGCCAGCACCAGATGTGGGCCGCGCAGTACTACGCCTTCGACAAGCCGCGGCGCTGGATCAATTCCGGTGGCCTGGGCACGATGGGCGTCGGCCTGCCGTACGCGATGGGCGTGCAGATGGCCAATCCGGATGCGACGGTGGCTTGCGTCACCGGGGAAGGTTCGATCCAGATGTGCATCCAGGAGCTTGCCACCTGCAAGCAATACCACCTGACGCCGAAGATCATCCTGCTCAACAACCGTTTCCTGGGCATGGTGCGCCAGTGGCAGCAGATCGACTACGGTTCGCGCTATTCCGAGTCGTACATGGATTCGCTGCCCGATTTCGAGAAGCTGGCCGAGGCCTATGGCCACGTCGGCATGCGCATCGAAAAGCCGGGCGACGTCGAGGGTTCGCTGCGTGAGGCGTTCGCCATGAAGGACCGCCTGGTCTTCATGAACTTCATCACCGACCAGAGCGAGAACGTCTGGCCGATGGTCAAGGCGGGCCGCGGCCTGAACGAGATGCTGCTCGGCTCGGAGGACCTGTGATGCGACACATTATCTCTGTCCTCCTGGAGAACGAAGCCGGTGCGCTGTCGCGCGTGGTCGGCCTGTTCTCGGCGCGTGGCTACAACATCGAAACGCTGACCGTGGCCCCGACCGAGGATGCGACCCTGTCGCGCATGACGATCGTCACCTCCGGTTCGGACGACATCATCGAGCAGATCACCAAGCACCTGAACCGCCTGATCGAGGTGGTCAAGGTGGTCGACCTGACCGAAGGCCAGCACATCGAGCGCGAGCTCATGCTGATCAAGGTGCGCGCGGTGGGCAAGGAGCGCGAAGAAGTGAAGCGCACCGCCGACATCTTCCGCGGCCGCATCATCGATGTCACCGAAAAGACCTACACGATCGAGCTCACCGGCGCCAAGTCGAAGCTGGACGCCTTCATCGACTCGATCGACCGGGCTTCCATTCTCGAGACGGTCCGTACCGGCGGCTCGGGCATCGGGCGCGGCGAACGCATCCTCAAAGTCTGACAAGAAAA
It includes:
- a CDS encoding DUF3619 family protein, which gives rise to MNTDDINLAYKIRHALNEQLDTLPASTTDRLAAARAAALARKKADAPVEYFKPAPSGWREMLAGFGNIVSGPAMSRLAVAVPILALVIGMGGVYQHEQQQQIAELADIDAAVLSDELPLNAYLDPGFSAYLESQQRRQ
- a CDS encoding TauD/TfdA dioxygenase family protein, whose protein sequence is MPLDLPRQAFAVHPIIGAPLGAEVVGLDLSRPLGAEDFGRLHRAHLDHHVLVFRDQHITPAEQVAFSRRFGQLQIHVLRNFQLTGHPEVLIVSNIRENGEPIGLGDAGHFWHSDLSYKETPSLGSMLHAQELPAEGGDTLFANQHTAWQALPDELKREVEGLQAEHWYLAKYEELRQKNPFRPKLTQSQIDEVRPVSHPVVRTHPETGRKALFVSEHFTTRILGVSEGRSRELLDTLFDHSTRAPHVYRHQWRPHDMVFWDNRSLMHLAAGCPDHLRRKLYRTTIEADVPF
- a CDS encoding DUF3106 domain-containing protein; this encodes MTKNDASRSRASKPGASKSRFPVLKTVAGVLVAGIIAWVIVDRFDTPSILPLVTDAVDGERASPKSFDKPLWNDLSSAQQVALAPLEPEWNRMEGPRKRKWIEMSARFASMPASEQQRVHERMRQWMKLTPAQRELARENYSRTSRLAQGGDKAANWESYKQLSPDQKRKLANSPAAARSKSIPVALPEAPMLVTPTPCPPNTTRRGAECILIGTDTVVPTDTASVPPAVQSVPAPIGPVTPGPAASSPADGGAVATAGGQQAPAQAANAGN
- a CDS encoding ABC transporter ATP-binding protein, with amino-acid sequence MITPVIPLNLVQKVATPEPLLRAEHVTLEYASERGIVRATDDVSFDVHRGDRFVLLGPSGCGKSTLLKAIGGFIAPRAGSLSLSGKPITGPGPDRIVVFQEFDQLPPWKTVRQNVMFPMLAGGVSRFDADRRARHWLGKVALARFADAYPHTLSGGMKARVAIARALAMQPAVLLMDEPFAALDALTRRSMQEELQALWIDAGFTMLFVTHSIEEALVVGNRILLLSPHPGRVRAELNSHQFSLQSAGSQEFQAATQRIHGLLFDGDAAPAVRQDEDRMAEAH
- a CDS encoding ABC transporter permease; the encoded protein is MTTLREPPIRPEYVLPSRPAAAVPAAASISLDRFGWLRKPAILLALAVVWEVLARWFDNDLLLPGALQTGRAFVDGMLSGELVGYVSVSLAILSQGFLLGVAGSFLLTWLAVSNRFGRALIDTLTSMFNPLPAIALLPLALLWFGLGKGSLLMVLVHSVVWPLTLNASAGFRAVPETLRMAGRNYGLGGLRMVLQILIPAALPSILSGLKIGWAFAWRTLIAAELVFGSTSGQGGLGWYIFQSRNELFTDKVFAGLATVIIIGLAIEHFVFQALERVTVRRWGMQR
- a CDS encoding ABC transporter substrate-binding protein gives rise to the protein MKLHHKFLAVGAALALALPSSAQAEGQIRIAEQFGVVYLLLNVAQDQKLIEKHGKRQGVDVDVGWVKLSGGAVINDALLSGSIDIAGAGVGPLMTIWDRTRGRQNVRGVASLGSFPYYLVSTNPAVKTIADFGPKDRIALPAVTVSVQARILQMAAAKQWGNAQFKKLDPITQTVPHPDAAAALIAGKTELNAHFGGPPFQEQELAGNPNAKIVLDSYQVLGGPASSTVLYATEKFVKENPKTYRAFLDALAEAAQYIATNPEGAADAYLRVNKGNIDRALLLKVIKDPKTQFRVAPQNTLGLAQFLHQVGAIRNKPATWKDYFFEHPVIANGS
- a CDS encoding SDR family oxidoreductase yields the protein MKQSNLRVVIMGASSGIGAATAIAFAREGADLVLGARGKEGLDDVARRCFQAGGRAETVVVDATDAKAVSAFAREARSILGRIDLWFSNVGAGVVGKYQDVPMADHRQVIETNLLTHMNDAHAVLPIFLEQDHGTWVNMISSGGYVATPYAAAYAASKFGLRGFSEALRAEVGKRRHIHVCDVYPTFVGSPGFSHAANYTGAHLSYPPGALAPEAVADAVVKLARRPRDTTVIGAPAAAMKATRLAPNLVAAGMNRFMDAWAERAQRTHDTRGALYEAPHGASGVHADPSRLNQPRPQPRQPANKVLVAGAAVVAAAIGMQLLRQRADQ
- the ilvN gene encoding acetolactate synthase small subunit; the encoded protein is MRHIISVLLENEAGALSRVVGLFSARGYNIETLTVAPTEDATLSRMTIVTSGSDDIIEQITKHLNRLIEVVKVVDLTEGQHIERELMLIKVRAVGKEREEVKRTADIFRGRIIDVTEKTYTIELTGAKSKLDAFIDSIDRASILETVRTGGSGIGRGERILKV
- a CDS encoding RNA polymerase sigma factor — its product is MATDKELNDFLENVERRAFKQAVYAVRKDESALDIVQDAMIKLAEKYGDKPAAELPMLFQRILQTTILDYFRREKVRNTWVSLFSGFSRREGDDDDDFDILASYEAEEGSAAAESSADQIEREQTLRLIEEEVQKLPTRQREAFLMRYWQDMDVAETAEAMGCSEGSVKTHCSRATHALAAALKAKGITL
- a CDS encoding acetolactate synthase 3 catalytic subunit, whose protein sequence is MSNDSAVPITGAEIVVRCLAEEGVKHVFGYPGGAVLYIYDAIFNQDKFQHVLVRHEQAAVHAADAYSRSSNTVGVALVTSGPGVTNAVTGLSTAYMDSIPMVVISGQVPSHAIGQDAFQECDTVGITRPVVKHNFLVKDVRELASTIKKAFFIARTGRPGPVLVDIPKDITVNKCLFEYPREIEMRSYRPVDKGHAGQIRKAVQLLQNAERPMIYAGGGVILANASDELNRLVEKTGFPITNTLMGLGGSRSSDPHFVGMPGMHGTYEANMAMQHCDVLIAIGARFDDRVIGNPKHFASNPRKIIHIDIDPSSISKRVRVDIPIVGNVKDVLVELLSQLDAGSVQTNTHALQGWWKQIAEWRGRDCLKYPTSDVVIKPQAVIEQLHRVTDGDAFITSDVGQHQMWAAQYYAFDKPRRWINSGGLGTMGVGLPYAMGVQMANPDATVACVTGEGSIQMCIQELATCKQYHLTPKIILLNNRFLGMVRQWQQIDYGSRYSESYMDSLPDFEKLAEAYGHVGMRIEKPGDVEGSLREAFAMKDRLVFMNFITDQSENVWPMVKAGRGLNEMLLGSEDL
- a CDS encoding RDD family protein, encoding MQATEPLASPDAASPTHAPSLPTPTIKRRVTVMVYEFFLLFAVEMLAVLVYLLLTGNRQEPLFQHGLKLWLFVVTGLYFTWCWRDSGHTLAMKTWRIKVVQAGHARLPWRTAIVRYLLAWCWFAPALIVCAAAGLHAKGEIAIALAVGIVLWALTAFLDKDRQFAHDRLAGTRLVQLTRIKR